Part of the Danio rerio strain Tuebingen ecotype United States chromosome 12, GRCz12tu, whole genome shotgun sequence genome, agaggcagttgttgtttaatttcattggtgATTCCTAACATGAAATccaatcataagcttggcaagcatttttggagaatttaatgtttccccattcaaaaagaatgcccgagcatactgctgggaggtgtttcaaagatggccggcgagtgaaatgacttgctttaaagcattggtctcaaactggattcctggagggccgcagctctgcacagtttttctccaaccctaatcaaacaacgctgatccaactaatcaatgTGTTTAAAAGAGtattgaacaccttgattagtagCATTGcctttgtttgattagggttggagcaaaactgtgtagagttgtggccctccaggaatccactccagtttgagacctatgtctTGAAGCAGTGGTTCTTAAAATAGGGGTCGCAAGACAAATAGGGTTGGGGGGGGGTCTCTTGGTGATTTCccaaaatctaattcattttattaaactattagaattaccatatttatcAATAACCTACAGAAGAATTAACATTGTgggtaataattacattaaaaaacagcATGCAAATGAAAAACCATAagcctttagatttttttttttgtgaccacTAGGgggattacattatattaaagacacagaaaTGTTGTTagatgcagcacattgattttatggaaCCAGGGTAAACTTTCTGACATCTTTATGGGATTCATGTTTAAAagatgaatagacttgggcctattgtgTGCGTtgttgtgtgcaaggtttatatatttataaccatcttagaggatattgggggtcgcaagtcactggcattgttatttaaGGGGGTCGccggctgaaaagtttgggaattcCAGCCTTAAAGGGACAATGTCTATAGACAAGTGAgtacttgacaaccaaaacaacaatggtGACTCCAGGAATAACAGTGTGTTTTTACAAAGTGACACTGCCAAAACTACAACGAAGATTCTGACCAAACGTAAAAATAACATACCTGATCTAAAAGGATTACATTTCATGACCTCTCACAACTGTGGTCTCATTTGAAAGAAGATACTAAGAATGGCTTCGTACTTCATCCCTGTCTCCATCTGAAGTCAGATGTAATTAAAAAGAACCAAACAGACCATCACAATGCTAATTACACACAATATATTCCCAGAGATTTCGATTTGCTCCCCACGATAAACCATTCTCCCAGAACTTTGTTACCCATCACGAAGACGATTTCTTCTTGGCTCCATCAAAAAACAGCCACACTTCAAGACTACCAATTTAAATCAGAGAGAAAggggcctctctctctctctcacttcaaTAAGCAGAATTCAAAAAAAGCCACTGTCTTTCTACTCCGGCTTGTCTAAGGGCCAGATGGAAGGAAAAGCCTGTGGATAAGAATGCTGGATGAGGGCTGGGTCCTTCACACTAGGATGCAGAGGGAGGTATGGAGGCCTGTCTAATTGCCTGTCTCAAAGAGCTGGCTGGCAGAGGATTTATTCAGGCTTAATAGAGCCTGCCCGCTTCACTGTGGGCGCACGTGTCAGCTTGCAAATGTCACTCAAAAAGACGCTGAGTGCAGGAACCGGAGGGAGTGGTCGGGTGTGTTCTTATTCAAGCACTCAGCCTGGTCACTATTCAGTCAGCATGGTCGCCACTTACTGTACAGCTtgttttaaatgaagaaaaggaGCGAACAGGGTTGCCAAGTCTTGCGAGATGAACAGCAGCTTCAAGAACAAGACCAAaatcattacattatttattgtaATCATTTCTATCTatgataaattatgtattttctttattatttattgcgtattcttttaaattatttaatatttagcatttattaataagtgagcaacatacactgtaaaaaaacaatgttgggttccacacaatcaaattGTTTTTGGATAACATGAAGGGGTagtgttagtttttacaaatgtaagtggattaaacGTAAAACAATTCAATTGCCCCTATCTGCCTGTgcagcacttcaataatgtgactaaaataggaatactccacgtcttaattcgtTTTATGTTTAGTTGAATTGttactttagtcagattaaggtaatcaaaaatcgctgttttgcACTTGTATTGGTGCATCTAAACGAACTCTGTgtcgtcactagctccattgagtgcattgtgtctgagaatGGTTGTCTGGAACTGTGTGTAGATCTGCAATCAGATCTTTTCTGGAGGACACAATCAGATATTACCCTTTCAATCAAACTATAACCATAAGAGTCAATTACGTATTGcgcatacactcaccagccactttattaggtacaccttactagtaccgagttggacaccttttgccttcagaactgccttaatcattcatTGCATAGATTaaacaatgtactggaaatatttggtccatattgacatgatagcatcatgcagttgctacagatttgtcagctgcacatccatgatgtgaatctcctgttccaacaCACCCCAAAGGcaaagtgctctattggactgagatctggtgactgttgaggccatttgagtacagtgaactcattgtcatgttcaagaaaccagtctgagatgattcacacttcatgacatggtgcgttatcctgctggaagtagccatcagaagatgggtacactgtggacataaagggatggatatgatcagcaacaatacttaattaggctgtggcattgacacaatgctcagttggtactaatgggcacaaagtgtgccaagaaaatatcccccaaaccattaaaccaccactaccagcctgaaccgttgatacaaggcaggatggatccatacttacatgttgttgatgccaaattctaactctaccatctgaatgttgcagcagaaattgagactcatcagaccaggcaacgtttttcaattttatattgtccaattttggtgtgcctgtgtgaattgtagcctcagttgcctgttcttagctgacaggagtggcacctggtgtggtcttctgctgctgtagcctatctgcctcaaggttggatgttttAGATTTAGAGATGCCCTCTGcaaacctcagttgtaatgagtggttatttgagttactgttgcctttctatcaactggaaccagtctggccattcttctctgacctctggcatcaacgaggcatttgcgccacagaactgcctctcactggatattttctttttttctgaccatactctgtaaaccctagagatggttgtgcgtgaaaatcccagtagataagcagtttctgaaatactcagaccagaccGTCTGGCAtcagcaaccatgccacgtttaaagtcacttaaatcacctttcttctccattttgatgttcagtttgaactgcagcagatcgtcttgaccatgtctacatgcattgagttgctgccatgtgattggccgattagaaatttgcgttgatgagcagttggacaggtgtacctaataaagtggccagtgagcgtATCATTTTCTGAATagcgtttcatacagattacaaaataaGTAAACATTGGTTGGTTAACGTAGCTTAACGTAGATATATATTCCATGTCTGTGAGGCAAGTATTTGCAGAGATCTCAGCGCATTTACTGATCCCATAGGGTTTATAATGAcgaagctgcagaaactgtcacaaaaacatgtttaGAGCGACCCCCTATAGCAAGGGTCACCAATTTCGTTCCTGGCGGTCCAGTGCCCTGCAAGGTTtaaagtatacccagtaagaccttgatcagcttgctcaggtgtgtttgattagggttggaactaaaatctgcaggacaccggacctccaagaACAAGGTGATCCCTGCTCTATAGCAGTCAATGATTGGTTCTTCTAATAAAAggcagggctttttttttttactgtaacgtCCGTAATAACCATTGCATTTTAACCCATTCAAAACCATATATGTTCTATAATGTTTATCTTAATAGATTATAACTATGACTACACAttgtcaatttaaaaataattatgttggTTGTCATAGTTTCTAAACAAgcaatcatattttttttttaaatgagcccCAAAAAACCtgcaaaccatgattttttttatgcagcttAAAAAAAGCCATGTTGTGTGTTATAAGCAGACTTGGCAACCCTGGAAAGGGAGGGGGGAAAGGGTGCTAGGACAAATGTTTCTGCTCTTCATTGGTCGCTTTTTACACAAACATTAAAGGCAGAATGAGATTCTTCTCTTTAAGGGATGGAGCCTGTTTTGCTCATTAAAGATCAAACTCACTCAGATGGACTCATTTTGATTTAATTAACTAGAATTGATTCAATTAAGATTAAGGCTAGCTTTTGGgccattaaaaatgtaaatgcaaatgaaaatgtATTGGCAAAAGGCGGCTTTGTAATCACGGTTTGTTCAAAGTTTTTGGATTAATACATACATTTGTGTTTGTAGaagcaaaaacaacaattaaCATCACTTTGAATAATTATAAGACTGAAAAGGGATATAAAGGAGCTTTTATGCCAATGCTGCATTCACTTTCCAAATATAACGTTTAGCAAAAACTGTAATAATTAGACATAATACAAGTTAAGTAGAATTAATACAATTCAAAACTTTCTTTAGGATGACAATGCAGAACTTTCAACAGGCATTACTCTAGTGTTCAGTGTTACATGATCcttaataattctaaaatgagGATTcagtaaaaattaataaatctttttaaGATTCCTTGATAAACAATGAGCTTAAGGAAAattgccctctctctctctccctcaatATGGCTTTCACGAAAAGGTAAAATGAACAATGAAAGGTTTAATAGCATCAAGAATTAAGGTAGATTATGCCTTTTACCATCAAGTTAAAGATCTAGTAACCTTTAACAGTATTTAGGGAgtaaatcagtgtgtgtgtgcaacagaCAGTAATGGTTGTTTGGAACTATATGTATAATTTGGTTTAATGTTTTTTACAATTccagaaatatttggaaaaaaataaaaaactattttttggTTTTAAGTGAAAGAAGATAAAATTTGAATAACGTTGTTTTAAAGGTCaaaaaagtctctctctctctcaaatacatatataaaaatagctAAACTAATATTTTGCTTCTAAAATCCCAATTGTAAGTCATagtattactttaaaataaactcaaataagttgtagttgttgtagtagtggttgTTGTAGTTGTAATGATAGTAGCAATAATTGCTGTAGTAGTAATCGTTGTAGTAACAGTAGTTGTTGTAGTTATGGTCATTtcagtagtagtggtagtaaatagtagtaataattattgtagtagtcattgtagtaacAGTAGTATTGTAGTTGTAGGAAAGTTCATTTTAGTAGTAGTGGTCATTTTTAGTACTACTAGTAATAATTGTTGTACTAGTAGTTGTAGTGATAGTAGTAGTACAGTAGTTATTGTAGTAATGGTCGTTGTAGTAGTAGCAATAATTGTTGTATTAGTAGTCGTAGTAAAAGTAGTAGTTTTAGTAGGAAtggtcattgtagtagtagtaatagctgttgtagtagtagtcgtggtaaaagtagtagtagttgtggtaGTAATGGTCGTTGAAGTAGTAGTAATAATGGTTGTTGTAGTAGTCGTAGTAACAATAGTAGTACAGTAGTAATgttcattgtagtagtagtaataattgtTGTATTAGCAGTCGTAGTaaaagtagtagtaatagtaataattgttgtagtagtagtcgttgtagtaaCAGTGGTAGTAATTGTAATAATGTTCGTTTTAATAGTTGtggtcattgtagtagtagttaTTGGtgtgtattactattatttagtattattgttgttgttgttttttttactgtcattataattattattgctgtAGTTGTCATATTTACTGTCATTGCATCATTACATTACAACCATTGTTGTTATTCCATATCACTGattggttttgttttatgttttgttatgtttttataaGTATATTATTCACTTCAGTTTttgatatttataatattttgatattaaatATGCTTCCTACTTTTATGcatgttgtatgtatatatattttgtttacttatttatgtgCTTTGACTTGTCCACCCAGTACCgttacatgcgcgcacacacgcatctgatcagtatttcttttttttttttgacttttcCAATCTCGGTTTGTTTTTTCCTTCtctatttgtatgtgttttaatataatgtgtataataataataataacaaaaaataaaaagtgtgtatatgtatatgtgtgtgtatgtgtgtgtgtatgtatatatatatatatatatatatatatatatatatatatatatatatatatatatatatatataatgccagTTATATAATACCTGTgtaatgcttttacaatgtatagaatttaatatggtttaataatttatggttattttctttgttttataattttaactATAAAACCAGTGAAACAATATAAAATCAGCAATTGAAACGACTGATGCTAGCATGGTAAACATGGGCAATAGTGCCACCTATACTACACCTAAATATTCTGAAATATACCTCCTCCCccccaaaattatatatatatacattagacTTTAACCATTAATACAGTAGCATACAAAAACACAGTGTGGTTAGGAGTATGTGCCTCTGTCAGCACCatatgttgagtgtgtgtgtgtgtgtatgtgtctgataGAAAGACTGTAGTATTAGCATTAGCACAATAACAGTCAAATCAAAGATAATAAacaacagaaatgactgattaAAAGAATCCGCGGCCAATAAAACAACACACTTGTCCATGGTTTCAGTGTTTTACTCAATATGCTTCAGTAATTTCACACACATCATGACATTCAGAGACACTACAGAAACAATCTCGATGTGACGACAATAGACTTTTACCTTTTTGTAGTGTTTAGATTACAGCTGTACAGGCCATCTCAATATAGAGCTCTAAGAAATCCTGGATTTGTAAAATTTACTTATATGTGCAGAAAATAATTTGCTATGTGGAACATTTATTTACATAGTAATATCAAAAACACATTTCCTACCCTACCAATGGTCCCCCTTTTCTTTTGGACAAACTGATGTTTTTGATACGTTGCATTTGGTAGAATAATCTGTATCTCGTAATTCATTACTCTCAggaaaatctaaaaaatatatatgtatatatgacatGAGATGGAGTTTTATGTCAGCGAGCAAGTATGAAAAGACAGCAGTTGAACTGAATGATATAGGCTGTCACTTCTAGAAATATCTCAGTAACAAAATCCTCTAAATAACTAACATTCATTATAAAAACGCAAGTCACTCATCTCAAGAAATGAAGGCAGAGTGATTAAGATCTGAAATGaactaaagcacaggtgtcaaagccagttcctgtaGGGTCGAAactttgcacagtttagttccaacccttattaaacacacctgatcaaactaattgagttcttcaggATGGTTTGAAACCTATAAGTATGTTGAAGCAaggttggaattaaactgtgcagggctgcggccctccaggatctgGCTTTGACACGTGTGAACTAAAGAAAAGCAGTCAAATCAATGCGAATCACATGGACGTACTTCCTAATTCAGAGTTTCAAgcggcagttcacccaaaaacagcTGGTAAATTACACACAATGAGATAATGCAGGATGAAGGGGGAATTTTAGCTGAAAAATGTGGTACTTGATTAGTCAAAAGGCAAGTACAGATAAAATTAAACATATGCATGGCTTTTGAAGATGCATTGAAGTACTATGATGTGAAACAATCAATCTACCACAAGGTTTTAAtcttgtaaataatgttcagtttcttgtgtAGTCTGATCACTTTGCTACATAAGACCTTACAGTATCTTCAAGTgccacttattttttatttttatttaggatGGCACACTGCAAAATATGCTTTTCTTAGTAATaacatgccaaaattaagtgagttttttcttaaaacaagcaaaataatctgccaatggggtaagcaaaataatcttgtttttcttttcgacataagattattttgctaatccaattggcagattatttagcttgttttaaaggaaaaactgaCACAATTTTTgcgtttttatttctttaaacaagacaatatgttttgcttgtttagaaagtGCTTCTTGATATaggaattttttgatatttagactaaaaaccagacaaaaaaaatctaagaaaagcattttttgcagtgcagtaaccattgacttgcattttataaacCACAAACAACCACagattcatctaaaaaatcatctttttaatgttctactgaagaaaaagtcTGTGGGTAGGTATATTAACAGCTAATTTTATCACCGGGTGAACTGTCGCTATTGAAAGACTAGTGAAAGCATGCTATTAACTCATTGTATGTATACAGGACCATAGTAGgcccattttaaaaaaaaaaggaaagttaaACTTAAATAGTTTTGAAGGGGTGCCTTCATTTCCTACACCTACTGACAATCCCTCGTAGACTTCACCATTCCCTCTGCGTGTCCAGAAACGAAAGCCACGGTAACAGAAAACTATTTCCTCTTAGCGTTCACACTCTTGCAGACCCAGTTCATGCCATCCTGAAATACAACATCAGAGTCAACCCAAATAGCTTTAGGATCATTTGTACATCGGTATGCCTTTCAAACTGACCTGGACTCCCTCTCCTGTGAGGGCGGAACAGGACTGAATCTGCCACACTCTGTCTCTGATAGTGTGCAAATTCAATCCTTCTGCTATTTCAGACGCAGGGGCTGCTGTGAGCAAATCCTGCTTATTAGCAAACACCAGGACCGGGACACCGCTGAGCTTCTCTTCATCAAGTAACTCAGCCAGCTCCTGCATGCAGATCATTTATTTAAACACTGAGAACACAAAGTGCTTGCAATAGCACAAAAAATAGTCTAAAAGGCTTTTCACACTGTGCTTACCCCTGTATTATCATTGTTCTAGACACGCTTTTAAAGTcggaataaaaacaaaatgtactcttcttatttgtgtatgtatatacagtagtagTGCTTGTTGTAATcgatgtatctgtgcacttcattattttgtaaaaattgatTTGCCCTCAGAATCCCCTTTAATCAAATATCATAACCTTCTCTCCCACCTTAAAACAATTGGTCTTCACTTCTGGCCACATGGGATGcctttggggcggagctatcagggcGTGTCTTGTTTCGACTATGCCTTCATACATTCATTAATCTTTTTTCATTTTGCTAGCAATGCCCATCTTCCAAACAATCCAATTGGTTCCCAAAGGACCAAATCATGACTgcccaacattttttttcttaatttcagGACCGTTTCAAGTGGATGTACATCATGATAAAGGAAAAAAAGTTAAATCTTAACTTCCGTTTCATGGTAACTTTAACTCCAGGTCGAGCCAATTTATACCTCTGCGTCAAGTGCACACAATAGCCCTCGGAATACCCTGACACTCATGAATGTAGCTAAAAATCATGACAACATGTAGTGGGCAGGGTCGAGAGCCATGGGAGCAGAGTCCCATTGAGGAGCTCAGATGGATACTTTTGGTTTGGGTTTATTTTATAGGATTAAAGTTGTTGAACATTTGCCAGTTCCCACCTCTTTCTTCCCAGAATGAGTGAGTTTAAAATACTTTTCTACAGTAACATCTCACGCCTTtctagtgtaataataataattccttacatttatatagcccttttctagacactcaaagcgctttacacattgggggaaatctccatccaccaccagtgtgcagcatccaactGGATGACATGACGGTTGCCATATTGCGTCAGACTGCACACCACATACTAGCTGATTGTTGGAGAGAGGACAGAGTGATGAagacaaatttggccaggatgtaaAACACCAGTAAAGAAACTCGACATAGTGGACCACAGAAACTCCACTGCCTACTAGTGTTTCGAAACTgttattgattgattgtttttttttttgtcattgcacATTTGGccacatttaaatatattgacAGTATTACAGACTGGTTTGGCAAAAATTCATCTtaatattgaaaaaacaaaaaaactaagaaGTCTAGGAAATCGAACAAGAGCAGCAGATGCATAGTAGAGCAGGTCTTGAATTTGAAGGATTTAggcacaattattgacaataaactgAATTTTGATAACTAATGTTGAGGCTGTTTATTAGAAGGAAAACAGCGCCTTGGTCTCTTCTACAAGTTGGAAAGTTTTAATGTTtgtacacagactttaaacatggcatatagATCATTGATAGAGAAtgttctcacatataatattgtcTCATAGTTTGGGaacacaacacttaaacagaaGAATTATCGCAAATTATCAATCAGACAAATACGATAATTGGTCACAAACAACTTTTTACAATCAGGACAAAGGTTAAAAATTCCTAGAGCCCCaagaaatgcttataaaaagtcATTGATCCCAATTTCAGTTGTTTTCCTGGATCGGATCACTGTGAAGTGAATAGGGTGGTTGCTGGGAATGATCTGTAGTAATATCTATTGCGTTAATATAGTTTAAGTTCTATATACAacgtttttaaattcatgtagttGTCTTGTAGAGTTTTGCTATTATGTGATTGTTGTAAGGTTGTATTTATGTTAGCAGTGTTAAAGACAAATTTCTTTTCTGTGTCAAGACTCAAGAAGAATGACCAATAatgtttaaacaaacaagttaccAATATAACCAGCCCACATAATGTGTAAACAATTAATTAAGGAATATTTAGGAATATTTaggaatatttaatatttatataaataccaTATTGCACAAGAATAAGAAATAACAATTTAGCAACAAGCTCTGTgaaaaaatgaagtgctatacGCCAATGTTATTCTTACATGTCAAGAATGTGTTTTCAGTTCAGTGTTTAATATGGTTATTAAAGCTTTCTGATAAAAACTGTTCATGAATCTCGTGGTATAGGTTTTGATAGACCTGTAACGCAGAGCAACAAAGACAGAACACTAGAAATGCTCACACATACAGGGAATGCGCTTGAGATATGACGATTTCTTGACAATGAAGTAAAAATTGGGGTTACAAGGAATGTTTCAGAGTAGTAATTTAGAAGTGGGTTAGTCCTGTTTTTTTACCTCGGGTTATAAAAAACGgcaaaatactgtatattaaaaGACTGCACAATGCTAGAGTTTTTATAAGCTTTTTATGTTGCTCAGCAAACATGCTAATAAGagcattaaaaggatagttcacccaaaaatcagtaaatgaaaatgtaaattttactATTTACTGACGAtcaacattgatttccatagtaagaaaaaaacacaatggaAACCAATGGCTACTGGCttccaaaatatcttattttgtgtttaacgagagaagcaaacaaaaaaaggtaaatgataacaatttttatttttgggtgaacaatccctttagcCCAGGCTTAAGATTGTACAGTGTGAAACCTAAATGTATGGAAACCCAGAATTAATTATTAGCCAAGTGTTAATTATAAGCCATGTGAAACGTGCAGCATAATAATCCAGGGCTAAGGGTTTACTACTTAAAATGTGAAAAGCCCTACAGTGACAATGCATCACCTGTCCCGTTTCCTCGAATCGTTTGCGGTCTGCACTATCAATGAcataaatctgaaataaaaaaaacatccaattAACCAAATGTTTTGGTGCAAAATAGATTGTGGGATGATCGTTAATCAGACACACGGTCTCACCAGTACATCTGTGTTTTCAAAGTAGTTTCTCCAGTAGGGCCTGATCTTTCGCTGACCACCAATATCCCACACATTTAATTTGAATCCTTGTGATTGGACGCTCTTGATATTGAAAccctagaagaagaaaaaaaagggtTATTAAAAA contains:
- the arl3b gene encoding ADP-ribosylation factor-like protein 3 gives rise to the protein MGLLSILRKLKSTPDQEVRILLLGLDNGGKTTLLKQLASEDITHITPTQGFNIKSVQSQGFKLNVWDIGGQRKIRPYWRNYFENTDVLIYVIDSADRKRFEETGQELAELLDEEKLSGVPVLVFANKQDLLTAAPASEIAEGLNLHTIRDRVWQIQSCSALTGEGVQDGMNWVCKSVNAKRK